The DNA window cctacaataattatgtaaaaaagtaaaaataacgtagcttaagaaataaaaaccaaaattttcttatgcactaaattacaggaacattaagagcctttaccaattcattgaaaagttttgaactgtaagccaggatttaaaatatggcagaaccgaatattcggccaaatgttcggttcggtaacagctgaaccgaatgttcggccgaatatttatattcgtattcggcaaagtccgtattcggcccatctctagtgtaAACCTACAAATGTTTTATCGCAAATTAGTCATGTGATCGGATACTCTAGCTATAATATAGCTGGGTAAATTATAGGCTCGCATTAAACACGCTGCATTCAAGACCAGTAGGGGATAAAAAAAGAGTAAGTATTAAAACTTTTTTCTTCTGAATTATGAGTGAGATTATGTTAGAATAGAATACACTTTGGATACATGCTATGCACCCGTTACCTACAGTCATCAGTTACCTACACTACggactacaaaaaaaatagattaCCCATGAAACTCAAAATgcattgtatttatttaactatGCTAGAACATAAtgatataagataagataagataatcatttattgcgAACCATGGTTACGAAGTTGTTTGCGTATAGCTTGTACATAGGATCACATGGcactttaaaaattaaactacaaaaatattaacactttcgaaaccgggctctacgcggcgctacgacattttcgctacatacggggaaacccatgtaatcggctacgcttctacgagcggtgtacccgacagtcgggttcttggtagcgaaagtgttaatcaaAATCAGGCCTTTTCAAATACCAGTCGCAATCAATATATCTAAGaaacaaatattaataatgGCAGGTAATTACTCGTATTTCTTCACTCAGAAGCTCAGAACAGAACCAGTCGTGTAAGGTAAGTCATCATCTAATGACATACAACGTACTACTTCTTCACTATTTTGTTCCTCAGTTGGAGTCGTTGATTTGGTCACTTATCTTGTGCCAATCAATTAAATGGTCATTTGCGTATCCTTTGACAACTGCGCGATCTCGCGAATTTTGACCATCAGAATCCAAAACTACTTCTGCATGATTGGCGATCGAATTTTGAAATGACTCAATGCATGCCCCTCCGCTCGGTACCCATCGTGCCACGCTTCCATTAGCATCAAGAAAAACGATGTTTTCATCTCTATCAAACACAAAATCCACCACCCAACCATCCATATAATCACCATATTTTGCCAATTCCATTGTTTCTCTATCTAACTTATAAATAACTTTCTCATCGGCGGCTCCGAAATATACGTCTCCATGTTTACCAATAGATAGAATGTGCTTGTTGCCAGAGATAAGGTGCCAAGATATGCGATAGTAGTCCTCGACATATCTGTAAAGGGGTaattctcaaaaaagtggcatcgtaccctgccatcacgtttttgaatagaaagtatgcgaaatatataattttcacatataattaaaattttcataagtaggcattaacgtgacacatcgaggccaaaacatattttttctgtaaatataatacttttgtaaaaaaaaaataaagaagaccgttttctactgtaccctgccttgtcacaacgcgacactgctcaagtttttgCTCTATAGATTATTGAATTGCAGttgtatgatattaaaatatcgttttttgtagagaatatactactatattcttaaatatacgttgcacgggatttttcgattacttttgaacacaaattttcacgttcaaagtttgtccagcgatattttctctatatcctgtgcgtccgtggtattgcacctcactcacacacagaaagtccTATTGAGaccctaatatacgtaaaacacgtagccagtatggttctagccgctggtgtaaaggtttgtgtgtgaggtgctgcggtcttgtggttagaagttttcaaagtgtgacgttcggagtttgtaacaggtatgtccactttattctggcatgattattgtaaaatattaatacggcagtttttttactaataacattttaatgttgtattgaagtataactatttatattaaaattatgacagttgtattatcaacagtttcggagataatatctagttaatcggattttcactacatcctgtgtaactttatcctgccatcactctgcagggtaaagtgactgttgacaggataaagaaacacaagtaaaaaaaaagctattttgacatggtttttactaacttgcaatgtatgtatgtatgtatgtttgtatgtatgttgaggtcaaatcttgcaacccaatttgaagcagaaatgttcaaccgactgagctgaaattttgtatacacgctgcggatgacgttcgcatataagcgccgatatggggcattgggtccttcgatattgggcaatagtctactcagcgccgaagcagttccgacgaggctaggaaccaatttgataaaatgttcctcggagtactaattttggtttgaatttaagcccaagtacttaatttggggcgtaagagggaccgcctcaccgtcaacaggcaacatccctatcgctcttgcatataggcacgacagaaccagattgcatttcgatcgtcaacgattatcattttggctaggtcggcagcaatcactttcatcggacagaagccaacctttccctcgaaaaccacgtcatcggtcgtggcaagtaacaccgcaagcccaaacaaattaatgcgcccaactgtgagctcagttgccactgtggctctccttattatcctggtaccttcttcccctcacggctactattgtgtcatcggcataacaaatggtgatcatgcggagaagttggtCTACTCTtatagccaagtcaaagccaatgctccagagcaggcacccagtaccgacccctgtggaaaactgtgggtaggttatgattattatgaatatgtaagtaagaagaagaataaagaagtcagtcttgatttgagcacgtagcCTCATGgacctgtccctatacgtttacatggcgcagccggtaggaacaccacactccattcgtctttctaggcatcttcctcctgattcattgagcacTTCTCTATCTGCGaggtaatgccctatggtgaatgatgatcttcaaatataaaggtgcatcgtggaagcaatgcgcctattttattaccacataaggaagagagccgaagtaattggcaatgtcaagagatactgcgatggctccctaccttttctctgctaccagaccgctgtatttatgcagcgcatcaattgcgtctatcgctcctcccagaacccgatctctgatttttgggcacgtgtcttccaaaatgcgtgcacagcagtagatgagacatacgatgatgcgctcaacatcgtgccagtttcatctaggagggcaatgggacggtatcctaagggacagtcagctggactaccctttttcgaaaggcacagtctgcccaccttacaacgagaatttatactctgtcggaggcagtcgtcaatgtggccacgtaatctacttccaagatgtttaaagagccaaggcacGCCGTCCCGTCCGGCCCTAtagtggccctcattttaaatactgacctcattatcttgacatctgttaccaaggagacatcaaggagacgaaccaactcttccactggggAAGCCATTTCAGGCATTACACgcacaagtacaactcacattgtgaatcatgatatgtgctttgttgttttacaagactgtgattataggtacttatttatttattctttattgcacataaaaaagtacaatatGGTGTACATAAtcccttaaggcattctctaccagtcaaacactgggtcaaaaagaaacatttggtacgagcaggcatcgtgacagaaaacaataatcagatatcacttactgtacttcaactgatttgaataaaaaataatggatattgtttaaaaaaaatactttttttttgcttttgtttctacttaaagaaaaaaattttatcctaacaaaatcataatagtcgatatacgttgaattattagtggtaaacttgtttttttattcaaactctctttatcctgccacgttttccctgctaccctgtctattcactttctcctgtatgtctaaaatttcaactcgccataacttctacgtttttacgactatttcgttccctcccgcaaattccgtatcattgatgcactcaaaaacatatttaaacccaaaaaggtacaaaaaaccattttcatttttttccattcactttaccctgacggtgccacttttttgagaacgaaccaAAGTTTATTACCAGAAACAAAGAACCAGTTGGTTATATTTTGTACATTGGCCATGTCGGAAACAGCGTAGTTTTCTAAGTTGTTGTAACCAGCGAAGGAATTTGAATTCTCATGGTAGTAAGCCGAACTGCCATCCTTGTTGATCATATAAAGGACATCTTCATAGCGCAGTCTAGCAGGTGTTGTTGGTCGATCTAGTTTAAATGCTGTTTCTGTGGCGTAACCGTGTTCTTGGTATATATGTTTGTATATGACACCGTTTAAACTTGAGTACAAG is part of the Leguminivora glycinivorella isolate SPB_JAAS2020 chromosome 10, LegGlyc_1.1, whole genome shotgun sequence genome and encodes:
- the LOC125230613 gene encoding uncharacterized protein LOC125230613; its protein translation is MLMLLALVGALASARADCNACFRGVCHVKKVVLEGFRVTDQLAIDRTNNILYAQLDYRTAAIFLDEARMRTVHDLNSTGLTVDQKNQVLYSSLNGVIYKHIYQEHGYATETAFKLDRPTTPARLRYEDVLYMINKDGSSAYYHENSNSFAGYNNLENYAVSDMANVQNITNWFFVSGNKLYRYVEDYYRISWHLISGNKHILSIGKHGDVYFGAADEKVIYKLDRETMELAKYGDYMDGWVVDFVFDRDENIVFLDANGSVARWVPSGGACIESFQNSIANHAEVVLDSDGQNSRDRAVVKGYANDHLIDWHKISDQINDSN